The genomic DNA GATCTCGCTCCGGAGCGGCAAGAGGAAGGGCCGCCCCCAGATTAGTGCACCTCGCCAGATCTCGGAACCCATTCTTCAAGATGGATCAGGTCCGGTACGGGCCTCCGGCTCGAGACCAGCGGCCGATGCTGGCCCCCCTCCGGTCCAGCCAAGGCTGCGGCCACCGCCGCAagctggaggaggaaaggtGAGCAATGCTTCTAGGATCGGGCCGATGGAGGGTTTTGGGGGCTGACGGTTGAATCAACAGACCTCGGACTTGGTGAAGCGACGATACTCAACTCGATTTAACAACCTGCCGAACGATTTCGATGTGAACAACCCGCCGGTACCGGCTATGCCATCCCTCGACAAGTACGAATTCCGCCAGCGCAGAGCAGCACAACCACCTCCGAGTCGGGGAGGCGATACAGCCCCTGCGCCAATCGTAGATATTAAAGCTCTACGAGACCCTGGCTTGATCCCAGATCAATGTGCGTATTGGACCATTGAACCTCCTACCTCTTGTCTCGCTTCTAGTGCACTAACCCTCTGTAGATGTTGCCAGCCTGCTTAGCGAAGCATCCGAAGACCAAATCCGCGAGTTTGAGGACAATCTGCGCAATCTCAAAGGCCGAGCCAATGCAGATCTGCAGCAGAACGTCATGCAGAACCGCACACAGTTCATCAAGATCAgcaaggaggccgagaaaCTGAAGAGCGAGATGCGGGCGCTCAAAAACCTTATGACCGACCTCAAGGTTAACACGACGGCACTACGCCAGGCCTCCAATAATGGGGACAACGCGTCGTCTGGCCTCAGCGGAGAGCTCACGTCGGGCATGAGCAAGCGGGACAAGAGAAGTTCGGTCGCCGATCGAAGCGCTCTGTGGAACTCGCAGATGCAAGCCCTGTACAAGAATGTCGAGGGATCACAGAAGTTTTTGCCCAACTCTGCTCGCCGCCATGTCATCCAGAATGCTGGCGCATGGATCGAGTTGGATAACGCCACTTACAAATCCCGCCGAGCGATGCAGATATTCCTCCTGAGCGACCACCTCCTCATTGCTTCTCgcaagaagagaaaggcgGATGTGCCTCCGCGTGAGGCTCAGGGCCCTCTCGTTAAGTTGGTTGCAGATAGGTGTTGGCCACTGCTTGATATCGAGGTGGTGGACATGGCAGGGTCGAGCGATAACACTACGACGAGGAACAAGCTAGCGGATGCCATCATGGTTAGAGGCGTCGGCCAGGAATCCGTCATCTACCGAAccgagaagcccgaggaTACGGAGAAGAACAGTCTGCTTCTGAACATTCGCAAGGCGGTAGAAGAGCTCCGCAAGGAGAGACAGTCAGAGCTGGAGGCCACcaacaaggccaaggagacAATCAACTACTTTGCATCCCGGGACCCTGGTCTGCTTCAAAAGACAGAGCTGTTGGAGACGCTATCCGACATCAAGGATATGCTCATCGAGGTGGATGGGAAGCAGCAGAACCTGCGATGGGTGGAGAGTCAGATGGATGAGCTGGATATCGACATTGCACTACAGAGCTTCGAGCCGGCTGTTGGCCGCGTTGAGAAGCTCAAAAACCTCGCCCGAGGCCTAAAGAACAACGCGGTGGCGCAGGACTTCATCAGCTTCAAGGTCGAAGAGCGATGCGCGAAGCTGGCGGGCATGATTATTCGCGAGCTGGAGACAACGCACACTGCGCCCACAAAAAACAAACGCAACATTAGCTGGTTGGCAAGACTAGGCTACGAGGACAGAGCCCGCGAGGCGTATCTGCTCGCGAGGCACGATATTATCCAGAAGAGGTCGAGGTAAGTCGAAAGGTTGGGCAGCATGTTCATGACCAATTACTGACCTTTCCTCCAGACAATGCATCTTCCAGGGCGACTTGCACCTGTATATCTGGGAGGTGTCGTTTGTTTACTTCTCGCTCATCCGCAACACTGTGAGCTGTTTTCACTCATGCTTTCCCccgccgatgatgagcgCCTGCGTCAAATGGGCCAAGGAAGAAGTAGAAGCCTTCAATGCTATCCTCGCCCGTCAGCTCAGCGGCACTGAGCGCGGCGGTAAGGTGTGGAACGACTGCATGGAGCGTGCTCACGAGCACGCAAAGATGTTGAACGAGGTGCAGCTAGATTTCCGCACTCTCGTCGGGCGGGACCTAGAGCAGCCATCGGGAGTCGCCAGTCCTGTTGGTCTGGGGTTGTCGTAGACGGAAATGCCAGAATGCCTATCAGTTGTTGGAGCACGTGGATGATCCATGATAAAGACGGACCCGTCGACGGTAGTGAGTATGACAGCGACGGTAATGGGAATGACTGACGGGCTGAAGACTGCGGGCTCTTTTTGGTGACAAGACAGGAGCAAATGATCCCGAGACATTAGCAGGTCGAGTGGCGGATGTGCTACGGTCGCCGGCATGTGCCGGAGCATTTTTGGATCTGGGGATTGGCTCGACGCCCCTAAACTGTCATTGTTTACTTTGCCTGCAACAGCGTTTGTTGATTGAGGAGATAGTAATCGCGGGAGCTATTGACTCGCATTGATTTGGGAACACGACCAAAGAAAACATTAAACCAGTTGACTGAAACACTTGGTAGTCGACGAGGTGCAAATAATTCAGGGCTTACGAAGTCTGTGTGAAGGAGAGAGGTATCCATACGACCTATCCTTACTTAATAACTTCATGTGTGTACCGTTGTGTCGGGGTCGATGCAGTAAGTGGAGGTTCTGACGCAGTAGGTGTGTATCCATTTAAGCGAGTCCTCCAATCCAGTCCAATGTCCTCCAGTCTGCCGTCCCATCCATGCTTGACCTGACCTAGACGCTGCGGACGCCCCCCCTCATCCACTCAGGTGTCCCTCCTCGCTCCTGCCCTGGTCTTGTCTGGCGACTGCAACCAGCTGAGCAAAGCAGAGCAGAGAAAGCACCACGCACACACGTACCACGCCCGCcgcacctgcacctgcgaGAGAGTACCTACCACCTTCCACATCGCAAAAATCCCCAGCGCCCTGGCATCGACGCTCTTCTcaaccatccatccaccagCATCACAGAACATAATCCCGCTCCACCCCACACGCTTGCGCGAACGCTTCCCACGTCGTGTTTCTCCCCCTGCCGCCGAATACTCGATCGCAATCCTCCCTTCCGTCAGGCCCCTGACGAAGCTCTGACCGCCTTTGACGATTCGCCGCCAGCCCCACGCTAGGATCGAGGTGCTGTGCTAATCTGAATACCGCGACCGGCTGCTGAAAACAACGTCATCCTCaccaacctcgacgacgacgaccaccacGCCGACGCTGTCTCTCTTAGCACTTTACCCCGCCGTCATTTGCGATCGGGTACTCAATCTCCAAACCAACCTTTTCAGTTCCTTAGACGACCTTCAGCATGGATACGAACATGGAGGATGTTGGCCGCGTCCCCGCCGATCTGCCCTCCGCCCAGAACCTTGAGCCCACCACGATCCCGACCCTAGACGGCTGGATCGAGAGCCTCATGAGCTGCAAGcagcttgtcgaggccgacgttCAGAGACTTTGCGAGAAGGTCAGTCCATTTGTTCtcggtcgatgatggggACCACGATGCGCGTCCACCAGCCGTCGGGATCCGCCATCCGTCTTTGTCGTCTCCCTCATCCTTACCACCCCTCACTCGCGTGACCCCCAGGAACGGTTTCTAACATCCATCAATAGGCGCGGGAAGTCTTGCAGGACGAGTCCAACGTGCAACCAGTCGTATGTCTCCCTGGTCGCAGGGCAAGCAATTCGAGCTGACCCCTTCTTTCAGAAATGCCCGGTGACAGTGTGCGGTGATATCCACGGCCAATTTCACGATCTTATGGAGTTGTTCAAGATTGGCGGGCCCAACCCCGATACCAACTATCTCTTCATGGGTACGTTGTCCTTTCGATAGCCTTGCAATCTTGCGGCCAGGTGCTCACTCTCCAACTAGGTGACTACGTCGACCGAGGCTACTATTCCGTCGAGACTGTGactctcctcgtcgcccttaAGATTCGATACCCACAGCGCATCACCATCCTCCGCGGCAACCACGAGTCCCGCCAGATCACCCAAGTCTACGGCTTCTACGACGAGTGCCTCCGAAAATACGGCAACGCCAACGTGTGGAAGTATTTCACCGATCTCTTCGACTATCTCCCTCTTACCGCCCTCATCGACAACCAGATTTTCTGCTTGCACGGCGGCCTGTCCCCCAGTATCGACACTCTTGACAACATCAGGGCCCTTGACAGAATCCAGGAGGTGCCTCACGAGGGTCCCATGTGTGACCTGCTCTGGTCCGACCCCGATGACCGCTGCGGCTGGGGAATCTCGCCCCGTGGCGCTGGCTACACTTTCGGCCAAGACATCTCCGAAGCCTTCAACCACAACAACGGTCTCACGCTTATTGCGCGTGCCCATCAGCTTGTGATGGAGGGCTACAACTGGTCGCAAGACAGAAACGTCGTGACCATCTTCTCTGGTGAGCTCGCTGCTTTTAAATGTGGCGATGTGACCAACCATGACTGACTTGACCAGCACCCAACTACTGCTACAGATGCGGTAACCAGGCGGCGATTATGGAAATCGATGAACATCTCAAGTACACCTTGTAAGTGTCTAAAAATGACCTATGCATTGTTTGATTCGAGAGGAGTAAACTGACCACGCCTAGCCTGCAATTCGATCCTTGCCCGAGAGCCGGCGAGCCAATGGTCTCAAGACGCACACCCGACTACTTCCTCTGATCCACCCATCCGATACCCCAACTGCCTACTCCAGAGCATTCTGGATGCTACTCGTGGACAAGATGCGAAAGATACAGGGGGATGCACATGCTCAACTTGCATTGGTGCTTGGGGGGGGTCTAATCTTGTCAGATTACAGCCACAGCCAAGAGAACCGATGTACTCCCAAGAAAGAGAGATTTTGCGTTGAGCGCTATGATAGAGAAAGGCAGAACGGCCCAGGCAGCTCGAATATGAGCGCGAGCCCCTCACCCAACGGGGCGCCCTGGTGATATTCTGAACTCTTTGCTCCGTCATCGTGTTAGATACTCATCATAGACCGCCGGCAACAGAAAAGGTGTCGATACTAATGACAAGCTGATGTTTTAATTCCCTTGTTCTAGGTGCTGGCATGTTATACCACGGTAAGCATCCTCGTGCTATTACTCGGCGGCATTTTATCCATGTCTGTGGCTATGGCGAAAGACCACAGCACCTTAAGGTTATTCCAACCTTGATTGTGCGCCACGGTTGTCAGACATTGTTATTCCACCTCTCATCAcctgcgacgacggcggcgacgctcATGGCTCCGTTTCCTCTCCCTGCTCGACCGTCTCCGAGGTGGCCTACCCCTTAACTTTTTTTCGTATACACGCTCCCGAAATACTTCCCTGGTTTCCCTGACATCCCTCCCACCATTAATTTCGTTGCTGATCTCTTCGGAGCGACTACTCCGCGAGGAGCGACTGACGCTCCCGCTACCGGTCAGGTAGCTGGTCGGCGAGAAGTATTCCGTCCGAGGCAGGTGGCTCCTTCGAACATAGTCCCCGCGAGCCAGGTTGCCGCTGGGCGTGAAGTATTCCGTGCGGGACGAGGCGCGTCGTCTGCGgctgtcgacggcgaccgtGAGCCTCTCGTCGAGGCTCGCGCGGAAGGCGAGGCTGCTGACGCGCTTGTAGGCGTGCTGGCCCTTGAGGTAGTCACCGGGCTTGCGGGCTCCGTCGGGGACGTGGAAGCGGAGGTCGAAGCGCATGAGGGCGTAAAcaaagatgacgacgatctCGAGGTCGTAGTTGAAGACGTAGTAGCAGGCCTTGTGATGCCACCACCCCGGTGCCCAGACGGGGCGCACGGCGTAGTTCACAGCGCAGCGGTAGGCAGCGCCGATAGTGAGGAgggtggcggtggcgaggacgatgataAGCTTGGTGGTGAGGGAGCCGTATCCGAAGGGTtctgggcggcggaggccCGGGTAGAAGGCGGCGCAGaggaggatggggatggggagaAACGCGAGGAGGGCCAAGGTGGTGGAGGTGAAGAGCTGAACGAGGCGGCAGTCGTGGAGCTGTTTTGGCACGAGGGTGTAGAAGCTAACGGTgagggcggtgacggcggaGATGAGGCAGACGAGGATAAGGAAGTagcagaagaggaagaagtaGCCGACGGCAGGGAGCCAGCCAATGTTAGGATGGAGGCCGCAGATGAGGCGATGGGTTAAGAGGAGGTTGAGGGTGAACAAGAaaacgacgccggcggcggcgaagatggaggcggcgatgtTGAGCCTGATGTTCCAAGGCTGGGTGGCCCAGGCGATGCGCAAGGAGAGGGCGATGATGCGCGTCAGGcagaagccgacgaggacgctcGAGAAGAGGAACTTGTGGCCACAGGCCTTGTTGCGAACGAAGATGGCCaggttgacggcggcgccggcgaagaagaagacgatgaggacgatgcAGAGCGGCACATCAACGCGGACCGTCGGGATGAGGCCCAGGACGGCCACCTGCGGCGGATAAGGAGGCCCATAACCGTACGGTGACAGCTAAGGGAGGCGGTGATGTCAGTAACAGGATTCCAGAGGAAAGGGGGCGGAAAGCGGGCAAGAAGATTCACGAACTGGATCCCCAATGGGCACAACCGTCGCCATTCTGACGAGTAATAGATGTCGGAGCTGATGGCGGGCGTGACGCTGCGACAAGGCCAAGCGGCGCGGCCGCGATGAGGTAAAggcggggagggagaagggaacGGGCAGCTACAATCCGAGGAGGCAGAATCTAGACTCTTGGCAGACGGCACTCATGCTCATGCTGGGAGACATCGAGCAACAGAAGTCACCAACAATCGACAATACCATCCTTCTGCCTGGGGGTCTTGGGAaaacggcgacgacggggggAGCTGCAATCCTTATCATCGCGGGTGTGGGAACTTGTTCGTCCGAGCATCGTTGCTTTTCATTAGCGTCGGCGAAGGGTGCGTTGGTCTCTGGATATCTCGGCACAGACTGAGAGTTGGGCAAGAGGAACGGACGAGCCGTGGTTTCAAGCCCATGGCAAGAGGCGACAGCTAGGAGGAGAACCAGAAAGCGGGAGGGGCTTTCCAGCTGGGAGTTGTAGGGCTTCGTGGCGTTCTCGAAGGGTGGACGTTCGTCTCAAGGATAGAACGACGTTGTGGGGAGTCAAGTCAAGATGATAGGATATTGCCTCCACAAAGCTCCAACGCTTTTTTTGTCTTTGTGTTCTCC from Colletotrichum higginsianum IMI 349063 chromosome 3, whole genome shotgun sequence includes the following:
- a CDS encoding Serine/threonine-protein phosphatase — protein: MDTNMEDVGRVPADLPSAQNLEPTTIPTLDGWIESLMSCKQLVEADVQRLCEKAREVLQDESNVQPVKCPVTVCGDIHGQFHDLMELFKIGGPNPDTNYLFMGDYVDRGYYSVETVTLLVALKIRYPQRITILRGNHESRQITQVYGFYDECLRKYGNANVWKYFTDLFDYLPLTALIDNQIFCLHGGLSPSIDTLDNIRALDRIQEVPHEGPMCDLLWSDPDDRCGWGISPRGAGYTFGQDISEAFNHNNGLTLIARAHQLVMEGYNWSQDRNVVTIFSAPNYCYRCGNQAAIMEIDEHLKYTFLQFDPCPRAGEPMVSRRTPDYFL
- a CDS encoding Exocyst complex component, which translates into the protein MSEDRERSKISLRSGKRKGRPQISAPRQISEPILQDGSGPVRASGSRPAADAGPPPVQPRLRPPPQAGGGKTSDLVKRRYSTRFNNLPNDFDVNNPPVPAMPSLDKYEFRQRRAAQPPPSRGGDTAPAPIVDIKALRDPGLIPDQYVASLLSEASEDQIREFEDNLRNLKGRANADLQQNVMQNRTQFIKISKEAEKLKSEMRALKNLMTDLKVNTTALRQASNNGDNASSGLSGELTSGMSKRDKRSSVADRSALWNSQMQALYKNVEGSQKFLPNSARRHVIQNAGAWIELDNATYKSRRAMQIFLLSDHLLIASRKKRKADVPPREAQGPLVKLVADRCWPLLDIEVVDMAGSSDNTTTRNKLADAIMVRGVGQESVIYRTEKPEDTEKNSLLLNIRKAVEELRKERQSELEATNKAKETINYFASRDPGLLQKTELLETLSDIKDMLIEVDGKQQNLRWVESQMDELDIDIALQSFEPAVGRVEKLKNLARGLKNNAVAQDFISFKVEERCAKLAGMIIRELETTHTAPTKNKRNISWLARLGYEDRAREAYLLARHDIIQKRSRQCIFQGDLHLYIWEVSFVYFSLIRNTVSCFHSCFPPPMMSACVKWAKEEVEAFNAILARQLSGTERGGKVWNDCMERAHEHAKMLNEVQLDFRTLVGRDLEQPSGVASPVGLGLS